Proteins co-encoded in one Streptomyces roseochromogenus subsp. oscitans DS 12.976 genomic window:
- a CDS encoding sensor histidine kinase, with amino-acid sequence MSSVGRPAARRSPGEDPWGGVRPFSIKTKLGALVVIAVLITTGLSIVAVHTKTELRFITVFSMIATLLITQFVAHSLTMPLDEMNAVARSISQGDYTRRVSEGRRDELGDLAQTINVMADELEAQDRQRKELVANVSHELRTPIAGLRAVLENIVDGVTEADQETMRTALKQTERLGRLVETLLDLSRLDNGVVPLKMRRFEVWPYLSGVLKEANMVASARAGIASGSGSHTRTDVHLHLDVSPPELTAHADPERIHQVVANLIDNAVKHSPPHGRVTVKARRGPQPESLELEVLDEGPGIPRSEWHRVFERFNRGAVTRPHGPGSDGGTGLGLAIARWAVDLHGGRIGVAESERGCRIIVTLPGLSSVPS; translated from the coding sequence ATGAGCAGCGTCGGGCGCCCGGCCGCGCGGAGGAGCCCCGGGGAGGATCCCTGGGGCGGCGTGCGCCCGTTCTCGATCAAAACCAAGCTGGGCGCGCTCGTCGTCATCGCGGTGCTGATCACCACCGGACTGTCGATCGTCGCGGTGCACACCAAGACCGAGCTGCGCTTCATCACCGTCTTCTCGATGATCGCCACGCTGCTGATCACACAGTTCGTGGCGCATTCGCTGACCATGCCGCTGGACGAGATGAACGCGGTGGCGCGGTCGATCTCCCAGGGCGACTACACGCGCCGGGTGAGCGAGGGCCGCCGGGACGAGCTGGGCGACCTGGCCCAGACGATCAACGTCATGGCGGACGAGCTGGAGGCCCAGGACCGCCAGCGAAAAGAGCTGGTCGCGAATGTCTCCCATGAGCTGCGGACGCCCATCGCGGGGCTCCGCGCGGTGCTGGAGAACATCGTCGACGGGGTCACCGAGGCCGACCAGGAGACCATGCGGACGGCCCTGAAGCAGACCGAGCGGCTCGGCCGGCTGGTGGAGACCCTGCTGGACCTGTCCCGGCTCGACAACGGCGTCGTACCGCTGAAGATGCGCCGTTTCGAGGTGTGGCCGTATCTCTCGGGCGTGCTGAAGGAGGCCAACATGGTGGCCTCGGCGCGGGCCGGCATAGCCTCCGGCTCGGGCAGCCACACGCGCACCGACGTCCACCTCCACCTGGACGTCTCCCCGCCGGAGCTGACCGCGCACGCGGATCCCGAGCGGATCCACCAGGTCGTCGCCAATCTGATCGACAACGCGGTCAAGCACAGCCCGCCGCACGGCCGGGTGACGGTGAAGGCGCGGCGCGGGCCGCAGCCGGAGTCGCTGGAGCTGGAGGTCCTGGACGAGGGCCCCGGCATTCCGCGCTCGGAGTGGCACCGGGTGTTCGAGCGGTTCAACCGGGGCGCGGTGACCCGGCCGCACGGTCCGGGCAGCGACGGCGGTACGGGGCTCGGGCTGGCGATCGCCCGCTGGGCGGTGGATCTGCACGGCGGCCGGATCGGTGTGGCCGAATCCGAACGGGGCTGCCGGATCATCGTCACCCTTCCGGGACTGTCTTCCGTTCCAAGTTGA
- a CDS encoding 2-oxoglutarate dehydrogenase E1 subunit family protein has product MSPQSPSNPSVSTDDQAGKNPAAAFGPNEWLVDEIYQQYLQDPNSVDRAWWDFFADYKPGAPVTPAAAGTAAAGAAATTTAPQ; this is encoded by the coding sequence GTGTCGCCACAGTCCCCCAGTAACCCGAGCGTCTCCACCGACGACCAAGCCGGGAAGAACCCCGCTGCCGCGTTCGGTCCGAACGAGTGGCTCGTCGACGAGATCTATCAGCAGTACCTCCAGGACCCGAATTCGGTAGACCGCGCCTGGTGGGACTTCTTCGCCGATTACAAGCCGGGTGCTCCTGTCACCCCGGCTGCGGCGGGTACTGCGGCCGCGGGGGCCGCAGCCACCACCACGGCCCCGCAGG
- a CDS encoding response regulator transcription factor → MEQTHTSQSGAATTSPGAQRRVLVVEDDPTIVDAIAARLRAEGFLVQTAMDGPAAVDTAEAWQPDLLILDIMLPGFDGLEVCRRVQAQRPVPVLMLTARDDETDMLVGLGVGADDYMTKPFSMRELAARVHVLLRRVERAALAAATPRSGILRLGELEIDHAQRRVRVKSEDVHLTPTEFDLLVCLANTPRAVLSREQLLAEVWDWADASGTRTVDSHIKALRRKIGAERIRTVHGVGYALETPTP, encoded by the coding sequence ATGGAGCAGACACACACCTCCCAGAGCGGCGCGGCGACGACTTCCCCGGGCGCACAGCGCCGGGTACTGGTCGTCGAGGACGATCCCACGATCGTCGACGCCATCGCGGCCCGGCTCCGCGCCGAGGGATTTCTCGTACAGACCGCGATGGACGGCCCGGCCGCCGTCGACACGGCCGAGGCCTGGCAGCCCGATCTGCTGATCCTCGACATCATGCTGCCGGGCTTCGACGGCCTTGAGGTCTGCCGGCGGGTGCAGGCGCAGCGCCCGGTGCCGGTGCTGATGCTGACCGCGCGCGACGACGAGACGGACATGCTGGTCGGTCTCGGGGTCGGCGCGGACGACTACATGACCAAGCCGTTCTCGATGCGGGAGCTGGCCGCGCGGGTGCATGTGCTGCTGCGCCGGGTGGAGCGGGCGGCGCTGGCCGCGGCGACACCACGCTCGGGCATCCTGCGCCTCGGTGAGCTGGAGATCGACCACGCGCAGCGCCGGGTGCGGGTGAAGTCCGAGGACGTCCATCTGACGCCCACCGAGTTCGACCTGCTGGTGTGCCTGGCGAACACCCCGCGCGCGGTGCTCTCCCGGGAGCAGTTGCTGGCCGAGGTGTGGGACTGGGCGGACGCCTCCGGCACCCGTACGGTCGACAGCCACATCAAGGCGCTGCGCCGGAAGATCGGCGCCGAGCGGATCCGCACCGTGCACGGCGTCGGGTACGCCCTGGAGACGCCCACGCCATGA
- a CDS encoding multifunctional oxoglutarate decarboxylase/oxoglutarate dehydrogenase thiamine pyrophosphate-binding subunit/dihydrolipoyllysine-residue succinyltransferase subunit has translation LRGPAAAVAKNMNASLELPTATSVRAVPVKLLFDNRIVINNHLKRARGGKISFTHLIGYAMVQAIKAMPAMNWSFGEKDGKPTLIKPAHVNLGLAIDLVKPNGDRQLVVAAIKKAETLNFFEFWQAYEDIVRRARDGKLTMDDFTGVTVSLTNPGGLGTVHSVPRLMPGQSVIMGVGSMDYPAEFQGTSQDTLNKLGVSKVMTLTSTYDHRVIQGAASGEFLRQVANLLLGENGFYDDIFEALRIPYEPVRWLKDIDASHDDDVTKAARVFELIHSYRVRGHVMADTDPLEYKQRKHPDLDITEHGLTLWDLEREFAVGGFAGKSLMKLRDILGVLRDSYCRTIGIEFMHIQDPKQRKWIQDRVERPHSKMEREEQLRILRRLNAAEAFETFLQTKYVGQKRFSLEGGESVIPLLDAVIDSAAESRLDEVVIGMAHRGRLNVLANIVGKSYAQIFREFEGNLDPKSMHGSGDVKYHLGAQGTFTGLDGEQITVSLAANPSHLETVDPVIEGIARAKQDIINKGGTDFTVLPVALHGDAAFAGQGVVAETLNMSQLRGYRTGGTVHIVINNQVGFTAAPESSRSSMYATDVARMIEAPIFHVNGDDPEAVVRVARLAFEFRQAFNKDVVIDLICYRRRGHNESDNPAFTQPLMYDLIDKKRSVRKLYTESLIGRGDITLEEAEQALQDYQGQLEKVFTEVREAVTSPQGTGPVPDPQADFPVAASTAISSEVVKRIAESQVNIPDTFHVHPRLLPQLQRRATMVEDGTIDWGMGETLAVGSLLLEGTPVRLSGQDSQRGTFGQRHAVLIDRETGEEYTPLQYLAEDQARYNVYNSLLSEYAVMGFEYGYSLARPDALVMWEAQFGDFVNGAQTVVDEYISAAEQKWGQTSGVTLLLPHGYEGQGPDHSSARVERFLQLCAQNNMTVAMPTLPSNYFHLLRWQVHNPHHKPLVVFTPKSMLRLKAAASKTEEFTSGQFRPVIGDATADPAAVRKVVFVAGKLYYDLEAERQKRGATDTAIIRIERLYPLPGAELQAEIKKYPNAEKYLWAQEEPANQGAWPFIALNLIDHLDLAVGADVPHGERLRRISRPHSSSPAVGSAKRHQAEQEQLVREVFEA, from the coding sequence CTGCGCGGCCCGGCCGCCGCGGTCGCGAAGAACATGAACGCCTCGCTGGAGCTGCCGACGGCCACGTCGGTCCGCGCGGTCCCGGTGAAGCTGCTGTTCGACAACCGCATCGTCATCAACAACCACCTCAAGCGCGCCCGCGGCGGGAAGATCTCCTTCACGCACCTGATCGGGTACGCGATGGTGCAGGCCATCAAGGCCATGCCGGCGATGAACTGGTCGTTCGGCGAGAAGGACGGCAAGCCGACCCTCATCAAGCCGGCGCACGTCAACCTCGGCCTGGCCATCGACCTGGTGAAGCCCAACGGCGACCGCCAGCTCGTCGTGGCCGCCATCAAGAAGGCCGAGACGCTGAACTTCTTCGAGTTCTGGCAGGCCTACGAGGACATCGTCCGCCGCGCCCGTGACGGCAAGCTGACGATGGACGACTTCACCGGTGTCACGGTCTCCCTGACCAACCCGGGCGGCCTCGGCACCGTCCACTCGGTCCCGCGTCTGATGCCCGGCCAGTCGGTCATCATGGGCGTCGGCTCCATGGACTACCCGGCGGAGTTCCAGGGCACCAGCCAGGACACCCTGAACAAGCTCGGCGTCTCGAAGGTCATGACGCTCACGTCGACCTACGACCACCGGGTGATCCAGGGCGCCGCCTCCGGCGAGTTCCTGCGCCAGGTCGCGAACCTGCTCCTGGGCGAGAACGGCTTCTACGACGACATCTTCGAGGCCCTGCGCATCCCCTACGAGCCGGTCCGCTGGCTCAAGGACATCGACGCCAGCCACGACGACGACGTCACCAAGGCCGCCCGCGTCTTCGAGCTGATCCACTCCTACCGGGTCCGCGGCCACGTCATGGCCGACACCGACCCGCTGGAGTACAAGCAGCGCAAGCACCCCGACCTGGACATCACCGAGCACGGGCTCACTCTGTGGGACCTGGAGCGCGAGTTCGCGGTCGGCGGCTTCGCCGGCAAGTCCCTGATGAAGCTGCGCGACATCCTCGGCGTGCTGCGCGACTCGTACTGCCGCACCATCGGCATCGAGTTCATGCACATCCAGGACCCCAAGCAGCGCAAGTGGATCCAGGACCGCGTGGAGCGCCCGCACTCCAAGATGGAGCGCGAGGAGCAGCTGCGGATCCTGCGCCGCCTGAACGCGGCGGAAGCCTTCGAGACCTTCCTGCAGACGAAGTACGTCGGCCAGAAGCGGTTCTCGCTGGAGGGCGGCGAGTCCGTCATCCCGCTGCTGGACGCCGTGATCGACTCCGCGGCCGAGTCCCGCCTGGACGAGGTCGTCATCGGCATGGCCCACCGCGGCCGCCTGAACGTTCTTGCGAACATCGTCGGCAAGTCGTACGCGCAGATCTTCCGCGAGTTCGAGGGCAACCTCGACCCGAAGTCGATGCACGGCTCCGGCGACGTGAAGTACCACCTGGGCGCCCAGGGCACCTTCACGGGCCTGGACGGCGAGCAGATCACCGTCTCGCTGGCCGCCAACCCGTCCCACCTGGAGACGGTCGACCCGGTCATCGAGGGCATCGCCCGCGCCAAGCAGGACATCATCAACAAGGGCGGCACGGACTTCACGGTCCTGCCGGTCGCGCTGCACGGCGACGCGGCCTTCGCGGGCCAGGGCGTGGTGGCCGAGACCCTGAACATGTCGCAGCTGCGCGGCTACCGCACCGGCGGCACGGTCCACATCGTCATCAACAACCAGGTCGGCTTCACCGCGGCCCCCGAGTCCTCGCGTTCCTCCATGTACGCGACGGACGTGGCCCGCATGATCGAGGCCCCGATCTTCCACGTGAACGGCGACGACCCCGAGGCTGTCGTGCGCGTTGCCCGTCTGGCCTTCGAGTTCCGCCAGGCGTTCAACAAGGACGTGGTGATCGACCTCATCTGCTACCGCCGCCGCGGTCACAACGAGTCGGACAACCCGGCCTTCACCCAGCCGCTGATGTACGACCTGATCGACAAGAAGCGCTCGGTTCGCAAGCTGTACACCGAGTCCCTGATCGGTCGCGGCGACATCACCCTGGAAGAGGCCGAGCAGGCCCTGCAGGACTACCAGGGGCAGCTGGAGAAGGTCTTCACGGAGGTCCGCGAGGCCGTCACGTCCCCGCAGGGCACCGGCCCGGTGCCGGACCCGCAGGCGGACTTCCCGGTCGCCGCGAGCACCGCGATCTCCTCGGAGGTCGTCAAGCGCATCGCCGAGTCCCAGGTCAACATCCCGGACACCTTCCACGTGCACCCGCGTCTGCTGCCCCAGCTGCAGCGCCGGGCGACGATGGTCGAGGACGGCACGATCGACTGGGGCATGGGCGAAACGCTCGCTGTGGGCTCCCTGCTCCTTGAGGGCACCCCGGTCCGGCTGTCCGGCCAGGACTCCCAGCGCGGCACCTTCGGCCAGCGCCACGCGGTGCTCATCGACCGCGAGACGGGCGAGGAGTACACCCCGCTGCAGTACCTCGCCGAGGACCAGGCACGCTACAACGTCTACAACTCCCTGCTGTCCGAGTACGCGGTCATGGGCTTCGAGTACGGCTACTCGCTGGCCCGCCCCGACGCGCTCGTGATGTGGGAGGCGCAGTTCGGTGACTTCGTCAACGGCGCGCAGACGGTGGTCGACGAGTACATCTCGGCTGCGGAGCAGAAGTGGGGCCAGACGTCCGGCGTCACCCTCCTCCTCCCCCACGGCTACGAGGGCCAGGGCCCGGACCACTCCTCGGCCCGCGTCGAGCGCTTCCTCCAGCTCTGCGCCCAGAACAACATGACGGTCGCCATGCCGACGCTGCCGTCGAACTACTTCCACCTCCTGCGGTGGCAGGTGCACAACCCGCACCACAAGCCGCTGGTGGTCTTCACCCCGAAGTCGATGCTGCGTCTGAAGGCCGCCGCGTCGAAGACGGAGGAGTTCACCTCGGGTCAGTTCCGTCCCGTCATCGGCGACGCGACGGCGGACCCGGCCGCGGTCCGCAAGGTCGTCTTCGTGGCCGGCAAGCTGTACTACGACCTGGAGGCCGAGCGTCAGAAGCGCGGCGCCACGGACACGGCGATCATCCGCATCGAGCGGCTGTACCCGCTGCCGGGTGCCGAGCTCCAGGCGGAGATCAAGAAGTACCCGAACGCCGAGAAATACCTGTGGGCGCAGGAGGAGCCGGCGAACCAGGGTGCCTGGCCGTTCATCGCGCTCAACCTGATCGACCACCTGGACCTGGCGGTCGGCGCGGACGTCCCGCACGGCGAGCGGCTGCGGCGCATCTCGCGTCCGCACAGCTCGTCCCCGGCCGTCGGCTCCGCCAAGCGGCACCAGGCCGAGCAGGAGCAGCTGGTGCGCGAGGTTTTCGAAGCGTAG
- the lon gene encoding endopeptidase La has protein sequence MAAESTAFTLVLPVLPLDDEVVLPGMVVPLDLSDADVRAAVEAAQAAARSEPGKPRVLLVPRVDGTYAKTGVLGTVEQVGRLADGDPGALIRGRSRVRIGAGTTGPGAALWVEGARIDESVPDPLPGQVADLVKEYKALATTWLKKRGAWQVVDRVQAIEGVSALADNSGYSPFLTTEQKVELLETADPVARLKLATRQLREHLAEQDVADSIAKDVQEGVDKQQREFLLRRQLEAVRKELRELNGEQDGEESDDYRARVEAADLPEKVREAALKEVDKLERSSDQSPEGSWIRTWLDTVLEMPWKERTEDVYDIQGAKAILDAEHAGLEDVKARITEYLAVRKRRSDRGLGVIGGRRGGAVLALVGPPGVGKTSLGESVAHAMGRKFVRVALGGVRDEAEIRGHRRTYVGALPGRIVRAVKEAGSMNPVVLLDEIDKVGSDYRGDPAAALLEVLDPAQNHTFRDHYLEVELDLSDVVFLATANVLEAIPEALADRMEIVRLDGYTEDEKVVIARDHLLPRQLERAGLGKDEVTIDEGALRKLAGEYTREAGVRTLERSIARLLRKVAAQHELGERELPFTVRDTDLRGLIGRPHHVPESAQDPAERRTSVPGVATGLAVTGAGGDVLFVEASLADPETGAAGLTLTGQLGDVMKESAQIALSFLRSHGAELELPVGDLRDRGVHIHFPAGAVPKDGPSAGITMTTALASLLSGRLVRTDVAMTGEVSLTGRVLPIGGVKQKLLAAQRAGVTTVIIPKRNEPDLDDVPAEVLDKLDVHTVTDVRQVLELALTPAANGAAPEIPVAA, from the coding sequence ATGGCTGCTGAGTCCACGGCGTTCACGCTCGTACTGCCCGTGCTGCCGCTCGACGACGAGGTCGTGCTGCCCGGCATGGTGGTTCCGCTGGACCTGAGCGACGCCGACGTACGGGCCGCGGTGGAGGCCGCACAGGCCGCCGCCCGGTCGGAGCCGGGCAAGCCCAGGGTGCTGCTGGTGCCACGCGTCGACGGCACGTACGCGAAGACCGGTGTGCTGGGCACGGTCGAGCAGGTCGGCCGGCTGGCCGACGGTGACCCGGGGGCTCTGATCCGCGGCCGGAGCCGCGTGCGGATCGGCGCCGGCACCACCGGTCCCGGCGCCGCCCTGTGGGTCGAGGGCGCGCGTATCGACGAGAGCGTGCCGGACCCGCTGCCGGGTCAGGTCGCGGACCTGGTCAAGGAGTACAAGGCGCTCGCCACCACCTGGCTGAAGAAGCGCGGCGCCTGGCAGGTCGTCGACCGGGTCCAGGCCATCGAAGGCGTTTCCGCGCTCGCCGACAACTCCGGCTACTCGCCGTTCCTCACCACCGAACAGAAGGTCGAGCTGCTGGAGACCGCCGACCCGGTGGCCCGGCTGAAGCTCGCCACGCGGCAGCTGCGCGAGCACCTCGCCGAGCAGGACGTGGCCGACTCCATCGCCAAGGACGTCCAGGAGGGCGTCGACAAGCAGCAGCGCGAGTTCCTGCTCCGCCGCCAGCTGGAGGCCGTCCGCAAGGAGCTGCGCGAGCTGAACGGCGAGCAGGACGGCGAGGAGTCCGACGACTACCGCGCCCGCGTGGAGGCCGCCGACCTGCCGGAGAAGGTCCGCGAGGCCGCGCTCAAGGAGGTCGACAAGCTGGAGCGGTCCAGCGACCAGTCCCCGGAGGGCTCCTGGATCCGCACCTGGCTGGACACCGTCCTCGAAATGCCGTGGAAGGAACGGACGGAGGATGTGTACGACATCCAGGGCGCCAAGGCGATCCTGGACGCCGAGCACGCCGGCCTGGAGGACGTGAAGGCGCGCATCACCGAGTACCTCGCGGTGCGCAAGCGCCGCAGCGACCGTGGCCTCGGCGTCATCGGCGGCCGGCGCGGCGGCGCCGTACTGGCCCTAGTCGGGCCGCCGGGCGTCGGCAAGACGTCGCTCGGCGAGTCCGTCGCGCACGCGATGGGCCGCAAGTTCGTCCGCGTCGCCCTCGGCGGCGTCCGGGACGAGGCCGAGATCCGCGGCCACCGCCGTACGTACGTCGGTGCGCTGCCCGGCCGGATCGTGCGGGCCGTCAAGGAGGCCGGATCCATGAACCCGGTGGTCCTGCTGGACGAGATCGACAAGGTGGGCTCGGACTACCGCGGCGACCCGGCCGCGGCCCTGCTCGAAGTCCTGGACCCGGCGCAGAACCACACCTTCCGGGACCACTACCTGGAGGTCGAACTCGACCTGTCGGACGTGGTCTTCCTGGCCACCGCCAACGTCCTGGAGGCCATCCCGGAGGCGCTCGCCGACCGGATGGAGATCGTCCGCCTCGACGGCTACACCGAGGACGAGAAGGTCGTCATCGCCCGCGACCACCTGCTCCCGCGTCAGCTGGAGCGGGCCGGACTCGGCAAGGACGAGGTCACGATCGACGAGGGCGCGCTGCGCAAGCTCGCCGGCGAGTACACCCGCGAGGCGGGCGTGCGCACCCTGGAGCGGTCCATCGCACGCCTGCTCCGCAAGGTCGCGGCCCAGCACGAACTCGGCGAGCGCGAGCTGCCGTTCACCGTCCGGGACACGGACCTGCGCGGTCTGATCGGGCGCCCGCACCACGTGCCCGAGTCCGCCCAGGACCCGGCCGAGCGCCGTACGTCGGTGCCGGGCGTGGCGACCGGTCTCGCGGTCACCGGAGCCGGCGGCGACGTCCTCTTCGTCGAGGCGTCCCTCGCCGACCCGGAGACGGGCGCGGCCGGTCTGACCCTCACCGGTCAGCTCGGTGACGTGATGAAGGAGTCGGCGCAGATCGCGCTGAGCTTCCTGCGCAGCCACGGCGCCGAACTGGAGCTGCCGGTGGGCGACTTGAGGGACCGGGGCGTGCACATCCACTTCCCGGCGGGCGCGGTCCCGAAGGACGGCCCCAGCGCCGGCATCACGATGACCACGGCGCTCGCGTCGCTGCTCTCCGGGCGTCTGGTGCGCACGGATGTGGCGATGACCGGCGAGGTCTCGCTGACCGGCCGGGTGCTGCCCATCGGCGGCGTGAAGCAGAAGCTGCTCGCCGCCCAGCGCGCCGGGGTGACCACCGTGATCATCCCCAAGCGTAACGAACCCGACCTGGACGACGTCCCGGCCGAGGTGCTGGACAAGCTCGACGTCCACACCGTGACCGACGTCCGCCAGGTCCTGGAGCTGGCGCTCACCCCCGCGGCGAACGGGGCGGCGCCTGAGATTCCGGTCGCGGCGTGA
- a CDS encoding spermidine synthase, translated as MTAVYDSPVVLDRRDGPYGEVVLRRHGGLLQIIANGCFLMDTSDGRSERLLVDAAYDALDGRPAPNVLIGGLGVGFSLAHAAADPRWGRITVVEREPAVVGWHRDGPLAEVSAGALGDPRTEVVEGDLMAFVHETCDTFDALCLDIDNGPGWTVTDDNHTLYSPAGLAACSRVLRPGGVLAVWSAEPSPEFEGTLRNAGFRQVRTEEVPVARGVPDAVHLGVRPG; from the coding sequence ATGACTGCCGTGTACGACTCCCCCGTGGTCCTCGACCGGCGCGACGGCCCGTACGGCGAGGTGGTGCTGCGCCGGCATGGAGGACTGTTGCAGATCATTGCCAACGGCTGTTTCCTGATGGACACCTCCGACGGCCGCTCGGAGCGGCTGCTGGTCGACGCCGCGTACGACGCGCTGGACGGGCGGCCGGCACCGAACGTGCTGATCGGCGGGCTGGGCGTGGGATTCTCACTCGCACATGCCGCTGCGGACCCCAGGTGGGGGCGGATCACCGTCGTCGAGCGGGAGCCGGCCGTCGTGGGCTGGCACCGGGACGGGCCGCTGGCCGAGGTGTCCGCAGGGGCGCTAGGCGATCCGCGCACCGAGGTCGTGGAAGGCGATCTCATGGCGTTCGTCCATGAGACATGTGACACGTTCGACGCACTCTGCCTGGACATCGACAACGGCCCGGGCTGGACGGTCACGGACGACAATCACACCCTGTACTCACCGGCCGGACTCGCCGCCTGTTCAAGGGTGTTGAGACCCGGCGGGGTGCTCGCGGTGTGGTCGGCCGAGCCCTCTCCGGAATTTGAAGGAACCTTGCGGAATGCCGGGTTCCGGCAGGTGCGTACCGAAGAGGTGCCCGTTGCCCGGGGCGTTCCGGACGCGGTGCACCTCGGCGTCAGACCTGGATAG
- a CDS encoding rhomboid-like protein, which yields MERTATGPAAAATPPLPGLPLADGTAAVPAPALADLLDGMPRQRHATAPVPVPAADLAVVPVAIEARPAVRFPRIWRLLPTPAVTPFTFAYTAILAVTSLIAAVADPGLIQALYQDSSTDVAHLVCSPVVVLLASALWIAGGVLSPYALAFVLVLTSLERRIGGARAACVFLAGHVLATLATEVPVGLAVLFGHLPTTSLHRLDYGISFGVAASIGSLSGLLRPWLRWPLLALVGWLLVSDLIEFADPMTDWGHLIALTIGVAGWPLVRRWQRPG from the coding sequence GTGGAACGGACCGCGACGGGCCCAGCGGCGGCCGCGACGCCACCCCTGCCGGGCCTGCCCCTGGCCGACGGCACCGCCGCCGTCCCGGCTCCCGCGCTCGCCGACCTGCTGGACGGCATGCCGCGCCAGCGGCACGCCACGGCCCCCGTTCCCGTCCCCGCCGCGGACCTCGCCGTCGTCCCCGTCGCCATCGAGGCGCGCCCGGCCGTACGGTTCCCGCGCATCTGGCGGCTGCTGCCCACCCCGGCCGTCACCCCGTTCACCTTCGCCTACACGGCCATCCTGGCCGTCACCTCCCTGATCGCGGCTGTCGCCGACCCCGGCCTGATCCAGGCCCTCTACCAGGACTCCAGCACGGACGTGGCCCACCTGGTGTGCTCGCCCGTCGTGGTGCTGCTGGCGAGCGCGCTGTGGATCGCGGGCGGTGTCCTGTCGCCGTACGCGCTCGCGTTCGTGCTGGTGCTCACCTCGCTGGAGCGGCGCATAGGCGGTGCGCGAGCCGCTTGTGTCTTCCTGGCGGGCCACGTCCTGGCCACCCTCGCCACCGAGGTTCCCGTGGGCCTGGCCGTCCTCTTCGGCCACCTGCCCACCACCTCACTGCACCGCCTCGACTACGGCATCAGCTTCGGCGTGGCCGCCAGCATCGGCTCGCTGTCCGGCCTGCTGCGCCCCTGGCTCCGCTGGCCCCTCCTCGCCCTGGTGGGCTGGTTGCTGGTGAGCGACCTGATCGAGTTCGCGGACCCGATGACGGACTGGGGCCACCTCATCGCCCTGACGATCGGTGTGGCGGGCTGGCCTCTGGTCCGCCGCTGGCAGCGCCCGGGCTGA